In bacterium, the genomic window AGCGGGTAAAACAGAGGTTATCACTGCACCGTGTATCGATACGGTTCAATTCCTGCCTGAACTCCTTGATATTTATTGGATGGAGTATTTCCGCCGTCTCAAACAGCCAGTCGAGCAGCGATGGGTCATCGGAAAGAATATCGGTAATAAAGACCGAGCCATGAGTCAGCGAAATAAGCAGCTCTAAAAATGTGTCGTTGTTTGCAAGGATGTCAAAGAGAGTCTGACGGGCGTTGTAGGATTGAGCAACGCGGTTGAAGCGATCGAGGGCTCCCCCCGGGTCGGGCAGGTCAGTGAGAGCTTTGAAAAATTTGGGGAGAAACCGCTCTGTCGAAGGGTGGAGCGTGACATCCGTGACACCCGGTTTCCTTTCAAAGGCAAGATCGGCAATGGTTCGTGCGCTCTCTTCGGGGTTGGTAAAGCCAACATTTTCAAGAAAACGCCTGACTTTTTCATCACCCGGCGGCGCGACCGCCGCATGTATTGCCATCTCCTCAAAGGAATCGGAACGGCCGGCATTGAAAATCTCATTATACAGGGCGCGGACGGTTTTTCTTTTCTTTTCGATTTCATCAGTCAGAAGAATTCCCGGGTGAGAATCTTCGCTCATGAAACCGATGAATCGCGCCAGATCATCCAGCTCATCGGGATTGACCGGAAGGGTAAACGCCGGAAGCAGTTCCCGCCACTGAAGAGCGTTCTCGATCTGTCTGAAGAACCGGTATGCATCCGAAAGTACGCCATGCTCATCTTCGTTGAAGGCGCCGAATTCACGGAGACGTTCGAGCGCAGTCAGCGTATTGGTGCTCCGTACCTCGGAGTGAATACCACCCATGAGGAGCTGAAGACACTGGGTGATGAACTCGATATCGCGTATTCCGCCCTCCATGAGCTTCAGGTGAGTTTTTTTACTTCCTTCGGCGATGATGCGGGCTTCGATCTGGTCTTTGAGGGCGACTATTTCGCGGTTCGGGCTTCTCGTCAGGCTCGACGGGAAGATAAACCGTTCGAGAGACCGGAGAAAATCATCCGCCACTGCGTAATTACCGGCAACCGGACGAGCCTTGAGAAGCATCTGGCGTTCCCATCCCTCACCCCTCAGCTCGAGATACCGGAAATAATCCTTCAGCGATCTCACGAGCGGCCCCGATGCGCCATCGGCCCTCAGTCGTGTATCGACACGGTACAGCGCTCCCTGGGCTGTGGGCTCGTTAAGGAGCCGAGTCAGTCGTTCCGCGAGCATGGTATGGAACGATATACAGTCATAGCTCCCCCACGAGGCGTTCTGGTCAGGACAGAGATATATGAGATCGATATCCGAGCTCACATTAAGCTCTCTTCCCCCGAGTTTACCCAATCCAAGCACGACGAGCGAATGGGGATGACCGGAAATTTCGAGCCGCTCGTATAGTTCTTCGGCGGCAAGTTCGAGGCATGCCTCGATGACTGCATCGGCAAGCGCGGACAGCTCGGCGGAAATCTCCGTAATTGAGATGACCGGATCGGCATTGCGCACACATATCCGTAAAAGCTGAATGGTGTGGTGACGGTGGATTTTTTTCAGCTTGTCCTGGAGCAGATCGCCCTCTGCATATGACTTCCCGATGTAATCGAGATAGTAGTTTTTGTCCGTGTGTGACGATTCAGGATTTTCAAGCGCCGCCAGGTCGTCAAGCAGCGATACATCCGAACCCAGTCTGCCCGAAAGAGAACCGCTCGATGCAAAAAGCGAAGCAAGCATGCGCGGGATCGCACGGTTGTCCGACACGAAGGGTGTATCTTTTCCCGCCGTTTCAATGAAACGGTCGAGACGGAGCAGCGCATGCCCGAGATTGTGAGTACCGAACGAGGAGACGATGATTTCCCGAATGAAAAGCGGCGGATGCAATGAATATATATTCAATATCCGGCGCAGTACGGCGATACCGTCATCCGGTACCCCGATGCCCCTCAACGGGCGCTCGTCTCCGCGGGACAGGTCATTGATGGCGCTAACTATTTGTTCTTCTTGTTTGTTATGTGAAAACATGCCGACATGATCTCCCTGTGAATATCTATGATACGACATCATGAAAAAAAATGCAATACATGATAATAAAATACTTGTGTCGTGAATGAATAATTATTAATTTATTACAACCGTTCTTTCCGGGAGGATGATTATGAAAAAAATCGAAGCGTATATCAGACCGTTCAAACTTGACGAAGTGAAAGACGCCCTGACCGGAATAGGCATAAAGGGTATGTCTGTTTCTGAGGTCAAAGGTTTCGGCCGGCAGCGCGGTCACAAAGAGATGTACCGCGGCAGCGAATACACAGTCGATTTTCTGCCGAAGATCAAAATCGAAGTGGTTTTGAAAGACAGCGAGCTCGAAAATGCCATTGATGCCATTGTGGAAAGCGCCGGAACAGGGCGGCTTGGCGACGGGAAGATTTTTGTTTTCGATGTTACTGACGCTATAAAGATTCGTACCGGCGAAAGCGGCGAGTCGATTCTGTAAGCTGTGTATGGTGTTTATGCAGTTTTGTCGGGCATATAGGAGAGATTACGCTCCTGATCATTCATAAGATTGATTGAACGCGGATTGATGCGGATTTGTTTTACCTGTAAACGATTGAAACGATAACGGTAGAAAAGTGATGACCGGAAAAAAACGACGACAGGCGGCAATCAGGGAAATACTGACGGCCAGTTATGGTTCGACACAGGAAAAAATCAAGGAAGCTCTTGATCAACGGGGTATTCAGACCAGCCAGTCTTCATTATCCCGCGATCTCAGGGAAATGGGAGCGGTGAAAATCCCCACCGTGGACGGCAAGCTTGTATACAGGCTCGGCGCTTCATACGAGCTCAATGATCTCGGAAAAGCCATGAAGGCGTTTTCAACCGGATATGAACCGGTGGGTAATTTCCTCGTTATCAGGACAGCCACCGGGAACGCTCCCGGATTGTGCGTAATCCTCGACCGTCAGCACTGGCCCGAGATAGTCGGAACCGTTGCGGGAGACGATACCATACTGGTTATCGCTCATACAGCCCGTGATATTGAATCTGTTATCGATAAACTTGAAAAATCCATCGGAGAGGAAAAATAAATGATTCGCGTAGGAATATTAGGCGCTTCCGGATATACCGGCGCCAGGCTGGCATATTATTTCTCACGGCATCCACAGGTGAAGATTGTGTATGTGACGTCCCGGAGTGAAAAGGGTAAAGCGCTGTCCGACCTGTACGGGAATCTGCGCGGGTTGTGTGATGTGCCGTTTTCAGACCCTGCGGATGTTAAGGATACCGTGATCGATCTTCTTTTTGCCTGTGCTCCTGACCAGACCTCGATGAGCGTTGTTCCGGAGTTTTATGACAGGGGAGTCGCGGTGATCGACCTCGCCGGTGATTACCGTATGGATACGGCGGAATCGTACGAACGCTGGTACGGGAAACCGCATGTTTCCCCGCAGTACATTGAAAAAAGGGTGTTCGGTCTGACCGAGCTGTACCGTGACCGGGTCAAAGCGGCGAAACTGGTCTCCAATCCCGGATGTTATCCCACATCGGTGATTCTCGGTCTCGCGCCGCTTCTCAGGGAAGGGATAATCGATTGTTCCGGTATCCATGTCAATTCGGTGAGCGGTATCAGCGGAGCGGGAAGGGAATTCAAGCCGTTCAAGCTTTTTTACGAGGCCGATTCGAACGTGATGCCTTATGCCCTCGGACGCCGTCACAAACATGTGGGCGAGATGGAGCAGGAACTGACCAAAATCGCGGGCGAGGTGTGTACTGTCACCTTTGCACCCCATGTTGTGCCCATGAAAACGGGGATCGTTTCCACAATACTGGCGAAGCTCAGGAAACCCGTGACGAAAAAAGACCTTGACGATCTCTACCGTGAGGCTTACGATAGTGAGTTCTTCGTCAGGTATTACAGCGACAGGATTCCCGAGAGCAAGTTTGTGGCGGACACGAACTTCTGCGATATCGGTCTTAATCTGGCCGAGGGAACCGACCGGATAATAGTGGTGTCCACTATCTGTAATCTCGGAAAGGGAGCATCAGGTCAGGCGGTGCAGAATATGAATGTCATGTTCGGTTTCGATGAAAAAGAGGGCCTGCTGTGAAAAGAAAAGTCGTTGTAAAAATGGGGGGATCGACCCTCGATGCCGAGAATGTTCTTGTGGAGTTCGCGGAGGCGGTCAGACGGGTGCCACCGGTGAATGATGTGGTTATCGTTCACGGCGGCGGTAAAGACATTGGCCGTCAACTCGGAAAGATGGGCAGGGAGTTTACCTTTATCGACGGGCTCCGGGTGACCGATGACGAGGTCATCGATGTCGTCGAGATGGTTCTTTCGGGCCTCGTCAACAAGTGGATTGCACGGGCGATGGGGAAAATCGGCCTCCGAGCGGTGGGCATCAGCGGAACTGATCTCGGGATGTTCCATGCCACCAAGATGGTTGTCAAGAGTGGAGACCTCGGGTATGTCGGGGCTATCGAGGAGGTCAATATCGAGCTTCTGGAGATTCTCCTGTCCCATGAGGTCGTACCCGTTGTGTCGCCCATTTCCATCGGACCGGGATACCGGGCATACAATGTCAATGCCGATCATGCGGCATGCAGGCTGGCTGAGGAATGGAAAGCCGATGATCTCATCTATATCACCGATGTCCCCGGTATAAAAATCGGCGGCGAAATCAGGCCGGTCATTCGTGTGGACGATGTCGAACGGCTGATCGATTCCGGTGAAATAACCGGCGGAATGATACCCAAGGTCATGAGTTCCGCCGCAGCCGTAAAAGAGGGTGTGAGCCGTGTGCACGTTATCGGCTGGAAAGGACCGGACAGCATTGTCGATTCGCTCGACGAAAGCAAGCACTGGGGAACGGTTATCGAATAAAAAATACTAAATCGAATATATATAAGGGATAAATCAATGACTACGGAAGAAGTGTTAAAACTGACAGAGCAGCATGTACTGAAGACATACGGGCGGAAGCCGCTCGCGTTCGAGAAAGGCGATGGCACGACTCTGTACGATCTCGAGGGAAACGCCTATCTCGATTTCAATTC contains:
- a CDS encoding arginine repressor, which translates into the protein MTGKKRRQAAIREILTASYGSTQEKIKEALDQRGIQTSQSSLSRDLREMGAVKIPTVDGKLVYRLGASYELNDLGKAMKAFSTGYEPVGNFLVIRTATGNAPGLCVILDRQHWPEIVGTVAGDDTILVIAHTARDIESVIDKLEKSIGEEK
- a CDS encoding P-II family nitrogen regulator encodes the protein MKKIEAYIRPFKLDEVKDALTGIGIKGMSVSEVKGFGRQRGHKEMYRGSEYTVDFLPKIKIEVVLKDSELENAIDAIVESAGTGRLGDGKIFVFDVTDAIKIRTGESGESIL
- the argB gene encoding acetylglutamate kinase; the encoded protein is MKRKVVVKMGGSTLDAENVLVEFAEAVRRVPPVNDVVIVHGGGKDIGRQLGKMGREFTFIDGLRVTDDEVIDVVEMVLSGLVNKWIARAMGKIGLRAVGISGTDLGMFHATKMVVKSGDLGYVGAIEEVNIELLEILLSHEVVPVVSPISIGPGYRAYNVNADHAACRLAEEWKADDLIYITDVPGIKIGGEIRPVIRVDDVERLIDSGEITGGMIPKVMSSAAAVKEGVSRVHVIGWKGPDSIVDSLDESKHWGTVIE
- the argC gene encoding N-acetyl-gamma-glutamyl-phosphate reductase, which encodes MIRVGILGASGYTGARLAYYFSRHPQVKIVYVTSRSEKGKALSDLYGNLRGLCDVPFSDPADVKDTVIDLLFACAPDQTSMSVVPEFYDRGVAVIDLAGDYRMDTAESYERWYGKPHVSPQYIEKRVFGLTELYRDRVKAAKLVSNPGCYPTSVILGLAPLLREGIIDCSGIHVNSVSGISGAGREFKPFKLFYEADSNVMPYALGRRHKHVGEMEQELTKIAGEVCTVTFAPHVVPMKTGIVSTILAKLRKPVTKKDLDDLYREAYDSEFFVRYYSDRIPESKFVADTNFCDIGLNLAEGTDRIIVVSTICNLGKGASGQAVQNMNVMFGFDEKEGLL